The following are from one region of the Salvia hispanica cultivar TCC Black 2014 chromosome 1, UniMelb_Shisp_WGS_1.0, whole genome shotgun sequence genome:
- the LOC125201459 gene encoding indole-3-glycerol phosphate synthase, chloroplastic-like has protein sequence MESLNLISLRATSPTPRATAGFSFRQSLNPIPKNSSIFRLMPQAHKNNQSFLGKISFPAIKSQQFEVKDGSSTASETSAPEVDALKTKEWEVGMYQDEVAASQGIKIRRRPSSGPPQHYVGPFEFRLQNEGNTPRNILEEIVWNKDVEVTQMKEKKPYAVLKKLLDKAPPARDFIGALKAANARTGFPGLIAEVKKASPSRGILRENFDPVQIAKAYEKGGAACLSVLTDAKYFQGGFENLELIRNSGVQCPLLCKEFVIDAWQIYYARVKGADAILLIAAVLPDLDLKYMTKICKLFGMTALVEVHDEREFDRVLAIEGIELIGINNRNLETFELDIANTKKLLEGERGQKIIEKGITVVGESGLFTPADIAYVQEAGVKAVLVGESLVKQEDPTAGIAQLFGKDISL, from the exons ATGGAGAGCTTGAATTTGATTTCCTTGCGAGCAACTTCGCCTACTCCAAGAGCAACGGCTGGCTTCTCTTTTCGGCAATCACTCAATCCCATTCCcaaaaattcttcaattttcaggCTTATGCCGCAGGCCCACAAGAATAATCAGTCatttttggggaaaatttCATTTCCCGCCATTAAATCTCAACAG TTCGAGGTGAAAGATGGCTCGTCAACTGCATCCGAAACTAGCGCTCCTGAAGTAGATGCTCTCAAAACAAAAGAGTGGGAGGTTGGGATGTACCAAGACGAAGTTGCTGCGAGTCAAGGTATTAAAATTAGGAGGCGGCCATCATCTGGACCTCCGCAACATTATGTTGGTCCTTTCGAGTTTCGCTTGCAGAATGAAGGAAACACTCCCCGCAATATTCTTGAAGAGATCGTGTGGAATAAGGACGTTGAAGTCACTCAG atgaaagagaagaagcCGTATGCGGTGCTGAAGAAACTGCTGGATAAAGCACCACCAGCTAGAGATTTTATTGGAGCTCTGAAAGCGGCGAATGCAAGGACTGGTTTTCCTGGCTTAATTGCTGAAGTGAAGAAGGCTTCTCCGAGCAGAGGAATTCTGAGAGAGAATTTCGATCCT GTTCAGATTGCTAAAGCCTATGAAAAAGGTGGAGCAGCTTGCCTTAGTGTTTTGACCGACGCGAAGTACTTCCAA GGAGGCTTTGAGAATTTAGAGCTCATTCGGAATTCTGGAGTACAG TGCCCTCTGTTGTGTAAAGAATTTGTGATAGATGCATGGCAAATCTACTATGCTCGGGTAAAAGGTGCAGACGCAATTCTTCTGATTGCTGCAGTCTTGCCTGATCTGGATCTCAAGTACATGACTAAGATTTGCAAACTGTTCGGGATGACAGCATTGGTTGAG GTACACGATGAGAGAGAGTTCGATCGTGTCTTAGCGATTGAGGGGATCGAACTTATTGGCATTAATAATCGTAACCTAG AAACATTTGAGCTTGACATCGCCAATACCAAAAAGCTTCTTGAAGGCGAGCGGGGACAAAAGATAATCGAGAAAGGAATTACG GTTGTTGGAGAGTCTGGACTTTTCACACCTGCAGATATTGCTTATGTCCAAGAAGCCGGTGTTAAAGCA GTGCTGGTGGGCGAGTCGCTTGTTAAGCAGGAAGATCCTACTGCTGGAATAGCTCAACTTTTTGGTAAAGATATTTCTCTGTGA
- the LOC125201471 gene encoding probable galactinol--sucrose galactosyltransferase 2 isoform X2 produces MTITAVPVIKNGCLMVRGKVVLTGVPDNVVITPSSSGSAFVGATSPSPSSHHVFNLGTLENYRFMCLFIAKIWWMIPRVGRSASEIPMETQMLLLEAEEESALDLLQEESETSGNKFYVLVLPVLDGAFRTTLQGTKANELHFCCESGDPNVQISQALEGVFINSGDNPFELLKDSIKILAKHKGTFSHLDNKKSPAHIDWFGWCTWDAFYTDVTPNGIKDGLQSFKEGGISPKYLIIDDGWQETENEFKKEGEPIIEGTQFATRLTDIKENSKFKISESDGTATNLKELIHQIKENYGLKYVYMWHALAGYWGGVQPASEALKKYNPKLQYPVQSPGNVGNITDIAMDSLEKYGVGVVDPEKAFDFYNDMHSYLASSGVDGVKVDVQNLIETLGAGHGGRVSITKQYHEALDESIEKNFTDNNLICCMCHNSDSIFSSKKSATARASEDFMPNEPTFQTLHIASVSFNSLLLGEVVVPDWDMFHSNHSTAEFHGAARAIGGCPVYVSDKPGKHDFEILKKLVLHDGSILRARYAGRPTRDCLFVDPVMDGKSLLKIWNLNKITGVVGVFNCQGAGTWPMKQAPESTQNTGPIPGRFSPLDVEYLEDIAGETWTEDCAVYAFNSGTLSRVPKNRAVRVSLGVLECEIFTISPIKMLNEEIQFAPIGLINMYNSGGAVEDCTFGETVTIKARGRGLFGAYSSKKPRFCKVEKKDEEFTYSSDSGLLTVDLQSDSSFKEIEIAY; encoded by the exons ATGACAATCACAGCTGTGCCAGTGATCAAGAATGGCTGCCTAATGGTTCGTGGCAAGGTTGTCTTAACCGGAGTTCCAGACAACGTTGTCATCACTCCATCGAGCTCGGGGTCAGCCTTCGTTGGCGCCACTTCGCCTAGCCCGAGCTCTCACCATGTCTTCAATCTTGGAACTCTTGA AAACTACAGATTCATGTGCCTTTTCATCGCGAAGATCTGGTGGATGATCCCGCGTGTTGGGAGGTCAGCTAGTGAGATCCCTATGGAGACTCAGATGCTTCTGTTGGAAGCTGAGGAGGAATCTGCTCTGGATTTGCTTCAAGAGGAGAGCGAAACGAGTGGGAACAAGTTCTACGTGCTCGTGCTGCCCGTGCTGGATGGAGCGTTCAGGACAACGCTGCAAGGGACTAAAGCGAACGAGCTCCACTTCTGCTGTGAAAGTG GTGATCCTAATGTGCAAATTTCACAAGCGTTGGAAGGCGTTTTTATCAATTCGGGTGACAACCCTTTTGAGCTACTCAAGGATTCAATCAA GATATTGGCAAAGCACAAGGGCACATTTAGTCACCTGGATAACAAGAAG TCTCCTGCTCACATAGACTGGTTTGGATGGTGCACGTGGGATGCTTTCTACACTGATGTTACTCCAAATGGAATCAAAGATGGTCTACAAAG CTTCAAAGAGGGTGGCATTTCTCCGAAGTATCTGATCATAGACGACGGGTGGCAAGAAACCGAGAACGAATTCAAGAAGGAAGGAGAGCCAATCATTGAAGGAACACA ATTTGCTACCAGATTAACTGATATCAAGGAAAATAGCAAGTTCAAGATCTCAGAATCAGATGGTACAGCAACAAATCTCAAAGAATTGATTCATCAAATCAAGGAGAACTATGGCTTAAA GTATGTCTACATGTGGCACGCTCTAGCCGGCTACTGGGGCGGAGTGCAGCCAGCATCGGAGGCGCTCAAGAAGTACAACCCGAAGCTGCAATACCCGGTGCAGTCACCAGGGAACGTCGGGAACATCACAGACATAGCCATGGACAGCCTGGAAAAGTATGGAGTTGGAGTGGTTGATCCTGAAAAGGCCTTCGATTTCTACAACGATATGCACAGCTATCTTGCCAGCAGTGGTGTGGATGGTGTCAAGGTCGACGTGCAGAACCTGATCGAGACTCTGGGAGCCGGACACGGTGGCAGAGTCTCCATCACCAAACAGTATCATGAAGCTCTTGATGAGTCCATTGAGAAGAACTTCACTGACAACAACTTGATCTGCTGCATGTGTCACAACTCAGACTCGATTTTCAGCTCAAAGAAGAGCGCGACTGCTAGAGCGTCCGAGGATTTCATGCCTAATGAGCCCACATTTCAGACACTGCACATTGCATCTGTGTCTTTCAACAGCCTTCTTCTAGGTGAAGTTGTTGTGCCAGATTGGGACATGTTCCAC AGCAATCACAGCACTGCAGAGTTCCATGGTGCAGCAAGAGCAATAGGAGGATGTCCAGTCTATGTGAG CGACAAGCCAGGAAAACACGACTTCGAGATACTCAAAAAACTCGTGCTGCACGATGGATCCATCTTGAGGGCTAGATATGCTGGAAGGCCTACACGTGACTGCCTGTTTGTTGATCCAGTCATGGATGGAAAGAGCTTGCTCAAGATATGGAACTTGAACAAGATAACCGGAGTTGTTGGAGTTTTCAACTGCCAAGGAGCTGGAACTTGGCCTATGAAACAAGCACCCGAATCCACTCAAAACACCGGCCCCATCCCAGGCCGTTTTAGCCCCCTTGATGTGGAATACCTCGAAGACATTGCAGGCGAAACGTGGACTGAGGACTGCGCTGTATATGCCTTCAATTCAG GAACCCTTTCAAGAGTGCCTAAAAACAGAGCTGTTAGAGTGTCACTGGGAGTGTTAGAGTGTGAAATCTTCACCATTTCCCCAATAAAA ATGTTGAATGAGGAAATCCAATTTGCACCTATTGGTCTGATTAACATGTACAACTCTGGTGGAGCAGTCGAGGATTGTACATTCGGTGAAACTGTGACAATCAAGGCAAGAGGGAGAGGATTGTTTGGAGCATATTCGAGTAAGAAACCGCGTTTCTGTAAGGTGGAGAAGAAAGATGAGGAGTTTACATACAGTTCAGACAGTGGATTGCTCACAGTAGATCTTCAAAGTGACAGCAGCTTCAAAGAGATTGAGATTGCCTACTGA
- the LOC125201471 gene encoding probable galactinol--sucrose galactosyltransferase 2 isoform X1 encodes MTITAVPVIKNGCLMVRGKVVLTGVPDNVVITPSSSGSAFVGATSPSPSSHHVFNLGTLENYRFMCLFIAKIWWMIPRVGRSASEIPMETQMLLLEAEEESALDLLQEESETSGNKFYVLVLPVLDGAFRTTLQGTKANELHFCCESGDPNVQISQALEGVFINSGDNPFELLKDSIKILAKHKGTFSHLDNKKSPAHIDWFGWCTWDAFYTDVTPNGIKDGLQSFKEGGISPKYLIIDDGWQETENEFKKEGEPIIEGTQFATRLTDIKENSKFKISESDGTATNLKELIHQIKENYGLKYVYMWHALAGYWGGVQPASEALKKYNPKLQYPVQSPGNVGNITDIAMDSLEKYGVGVVDPEKAFDFYNDMHSYLASSGVDGVKVDVQNLIETLGAGHGGRVSITKQYHEALDESIEKNFTDNNLICCMCHNSDSIFSSKKSATARASEDFMPNEPTFQTLHIASVSFNSLLLGEVVVPDWDMFHSNHSTAEFHGAARAIGGCPVYVSDKPGKHDFEILKKLVLHDGSILRARYAGRPTRDCLFVDPVMDGKSLLKIWNLNKITGVVGVFNCQGAGTWPMKQAPESTQNTGPIPGRFSPLDVEYLEDIAGETWTEDCAVYAFNSGTLSRVPKNRAVRVSLGVLECEIFTISPIKQMLNEEIQFAPIGLINMYNSGGAVEDCTFGETVTIKARGRGLFGAYSSKKPRFCKVEKKDEEFTYSSDSGLLTVDLQSDSSFKEIEIAY; translated from the exons ATGACAATCACAGCTGTGCCAGTGATCAAGAATGGCTGCCTAATGGTTCGTGGCAAGGTTGTCTTAACCGGAGTTCCAGACAACGTTGTCATCACTCCATCGAGCTCGGGGTCAGCCTTCGTTGGCGCCACTTCGCCTAGCCCGAGCTCTCACCATGTCTTCAATCTTGGAACTCTTGA AAACTACAGATTCATGTGCCTTTTCATCGCGAAGATCTGGTGGATGATCCCGCGTGTTGGGAGGTCAGCTAGTGAGATCCCTATGGAGACTCAGATGCTTCTGTTGGAAGCTGAGGAGGAATCTGCTCTGGATTTGCTTCAAGAGGAGAGCGAAACGAGTGGGAACAAGTTCTACGTGCTCGTGCTGCCCGTGCTGGATGGAGCGTTCAGGACAACGCTGCAAGGGACTAAAGCGAACGAGCTCCACTTCTGCTGTGAAAGTG GTGATCCTAATGTGCAAATTTCACAAGCGTTGGAAGGCGTTTTTATCAATTCGGGTGACAACCCTTTTGAGCTACTCAAGGATTCAATCAA GATATTGGCAAAGCACAAGGGCACATTTAGTCACCTGGATAACAAGAAG TCTCCTGCTCACATAGACTGGTTTGGATGGTGCACGTGGGATGCTTTCTACACTGATGTTACTCCAAATGGAATCAAAGATGGTCTACAAAG CTTCAAAGAGGGTGGCATTTCTCCGAAGTATCTGATCATAGACGACGGGTGGCAAGAAACCGAGAACGAATTCAAGAAGGAAGGAGAGCCAATCATTGAAGGAACACA ATTTGCTACCAGATTAACTGATATCAAGGAAAATAGCAAGTTCAAGATCTCAGAATCAGATGGTACAGCAACAAATCTCAAAGAATTGATTCATCAAATCAAGGAGAACTATGGCTTAAA GTATGTCTACATGTGGCACGCTCTAGCCGGCTACTGGGGCGGAGTGCAGCCAGCATCGGAGGCGCTCAAGAAGTACAACCCGAAGCTGCAATACCCGGTGCAGTCACCAGGGAACGTCGGGAACATCACAGACATAGCCATGGACAGCCTGGAAAAGTATGGAGTTGGAGTGGTTGATCCTGAAAAGGCCTTCGATTTCTACAACGATATGCACAGCTATCTTGCCAGCAGTGGTGTGGATGGTGTCAAGGTCGACGTGCAGAACCTGATCGAGACTCTGGGAGCCGGACACGGTGGCAGAGTCTCCATCACCAAACAGTATCATGAAGCTCTTGATGAGTCCATTGAGAAGAACTTCACTGACAACAACTTGATCTGCTGCATGTGTCACAACTCAGACTCGATTTTCAGCTCAAAGAAGAGCGCGACTGCTAGAGCGTCCGAGGATTTCATGCCTAATGAGCCCACATTTCAGACACTGCACATTGCATCTGTGTCTTTCAACAGCCTTCTTCTAGGTGAAGTTGTTGTGCCAGATTGGGACATGTTCCAC AGCAATCACAGCACTGCAGAGTTCCATGGTGCAGCAAGAGCAATAGGAGGATGTCCAGTCTATGTGAG CGACAAGCCAGGAAAACACGACTTCGAGATACTCAAAAAACTCGTGCTGCACGATGGATCCATCTTGAGGGCTAGATATGCTGGAAGGCCTACACGTGACTGCCTGTTTGTTGATCCAGTCATGGATGGAAAGAGCTTGCTCAAGATATGGAACTTGAACAAGATAACCGGAGTTGTTGGAGTTTTCAACTGCCAAGGAGCTGGAACTTGGCCTATGAAACAAGCACCCGAATCCACTCAAAACACCGGCCCCATCCCAGGCCGTTTTAGCCCCCTTGATGTGGAATACCTCGAAGACATTGCAGGCGAAACGTGGACTGAGGACTGCGCTGTATATGCCTTCAATTCAG GAACCCTTTCAAGAGTGCCTAAAAACAGAGCTGTTAGAGTGTCACTGGGAGTGTTAGAGTGTGAAATCTTCACCATTTCCCCAATAAAA CAGATGTTGAATGAGGAAATCCAATTTGCACCTATTGGTCTGATTAACATGTACAACTCTGGTGGAGCAGTCGAGGATTGTACATTCGGTGAAACTGTGACAATCAAGGCAAGAGGGAGAGGATTGTTTGGAGCATATTCGAGTAAGAAACCGCGTTTCTGTAAGGTGGAGAAGAAAGATGAGGAGTTTACATACAGTTCAGACAGTGGATTGCTCACAGTAGATCTTCAAAGTGACAGCAGCTTCAAAGAGATTGAGATTGCCTACTGA